Proteins encoded together in one Polypterus senegalus isolate Bchr_013 chromosome 16, ASM1683550v1, whole genome shotgun sequence window:
- the LOC120516565 gene encoding calmodulin-like, whose translation MADQLPPEQIAEFREAFALFDKDGDGTITSKELGTVMRALGQNPSEAELQDMINEVDADSNGIVDFTEFLTLMVKRIKDMDSEEEIREAFKVFDKDGNGSISAEELHLVMKNLGEDLTDEEIYEMIREADIDGDGQINYEEFVQMMTAK comes from the coding sequence ATGGCTGACCAGCTGCCCCCTGAGCAAATAGCTGAATTCCGAGAAGCCTTTGCTTTATTCGACAAGGATGGCGATGGTACCATTACTTCTAAAGAGCTGGGGACAGTCATGAGAGCCTTGGGCCAAAACCCATCAGAGGCAGAGCTACAGGACATGATCAATGAAGTGGACGCAGATAGCAATGGCATTGTAGATTTCACCGAATTCCTGACCTTGATGGTCAAGAGGATTAAGGACATGGACAGTGAAGAAGAAATCCGCGAGGCCTTCAAGGTTTTCGATAAGGATGGCAATGGATCCATCAGTGCTGAGGAACTTCACCTGGTTATGAAAAACCTTGGGGAGGATCTAACAGATGAAGAAATATACGAAATGATCAGAGAAGCTGACATTGATGGTGACGGCCAAATCAATTACGAAGAGTTTGTTCAGATGATGACTGCAAAGTGA
- the LOC120516416 gene encoding LOW QUALITY PROTEIN: calmodulin-like protein 12 (The sequence of the model RefSeq protein was modified relative to this genomic sequence to represent the inferred CDS: substituted 1 base at 1 genomic stop codon), with translation MADQFTQEQIAEFKEAFSVFDKDGDGTISTQELATVMKSLGQTLTDKELQEMINEVDSDGDGTIDFNEFLTMMAKKMKDTDTEEEIREAFKVFDKDGDGSISAAELRQVMKNLGEKLTDEEIDAMIREADADGDGQVNYEEFVQMMISKXSAPKHRGESVTWPSEPLLINMADQLSPEQIAEFKEAFSLFDKDGDGTITTQELGTVMRSMGQAPTDKELQEMINEVDSDGNGIIDFNEFLTMMAKKMKDTDTEAEIREAFKVFDKDGDGSISAAELRQVMKNLGEKLTDEEIDVMIREADADGDGQVNYEEFLRMMTAK, from the exons ATGGCTGACCAGTTCACTCAAGAACAAATTGCAGAATTCAAGGAGGCCTTCTCCGTGTTTGACAAAGATGGCGACGGTACCATTAGCACACAAGAGCTAGCCACTGTCATGAAATCCTTGGGGCAAACCCTAACGGACAAAGAGTTACAGGAAATGATCAACGAGGTGGATTCAGATGGGGACGGGACAATTGACTTCAATGAGTTCTTGACCATGATGGCTAAGAAAATGAAGGACACGGACACAGAAGAAGAAATCCGTGAGGCCTTTAAAGTATTTGACAAAGACGGCGACGGGTCCATCAGTGCAGCCGAACTGAGGCAGGTCATGAAGAACCTGGGGGAGAAATTAACAGACGAAGAAATTGACGCAATGATAAGAGAGGCCGACGCGGACGGAGATGGACAAGTGAACTATGAAGAATTTGTGCAGATGATGATCTCAAAGTAAAGCGCTCCCA AACATCGA GGAGAGTCAGTCACTTGGCCTTCTGAACCACTACTGATAAATATGGCTGACCAGCTGAGCCCTGAACAGATTGCTGAATTCAAGGAAGCCTTCTCACTGTTTGACAAAGATGGCGATGGTACCATTACAACTCAAGAACTGGGCACTGTCATGAGATCCATGGGACAGGCCCCAACTGACAAAGAGTTACAGGAAATGATCAACGAAGTGGATTCAGATGGGAATGGAATAATTGACTTCAATGAGTTCTTGACCATGATGGCTAAGAAAATGAAGGATACGGATACAGAAGCGGAAATTCGTGAGGCCTTCAAAGTATTTGACAAGGACGGTGATGGGTCCATCAGTGCTGCTGAACTGCGGCAGGTCATGAAAAACCTGGGGGAGAAATTAACAGATGAGGAAATCGATGTAATGATCAGAGAGGCCGATGCTGATGGAGACGGACAAGTCAATTATGAGGAATTTCTACGGATGATGACTGCTAAGTAG